The following coding sequences are from one bacterium SCSIO 12741 window:
- a CDS encoding c-type cytochrome has protein sequence MENNTQTTEEKLVLKMTGKVIALVKIIVILAAGNLALLAYFSQQVTLESEPEPGSDKKMTSQTPNKKESPFPAFDANFSIDGLGHNGADALIRYGHDIVMNTSSFIGPANPDPTKVYAGNNLSCKNCHLDGGTKPHAAPFVGIANRYPKYMSREDQVADLHQRVNGCMERSMNGRKFPPESKELKAIVAYMEWLSKDVPSTVSVQGRGFAEVKIPNRKVDLHKGKDLFAQKCASCHGSEGQGVSSGENQYSFPPLAGDDTYNNGAGMHRVLTAARFLKANMPLGATSENPILSDEEAYDLAGYINSLKHPKKSGLEKDFPDLKQKPVSTPYGPFPDHFSQEQHQYGPFPEIMAYHEKNFNLKKSK, from the coding sequence ATGGAAAATAACACACAAACAACAGAGGAGAAGCTCGTTCTGAAAATGACCGGCAAGGTGATTGCCTTGGTCAAGATTATCGTTATTCTGGCGGCCGGAAACCTGGCTTTGCTCGCCTATTTCAGTCAGCAAGTTACACTGGAATCAGAACCGGAACCAGGGTCTGATAAGAAAATGACGAGCCAAACTCCTAATAAAAAAGAAAGTCCGTTTCCTGCTTTTGATGCCAATTTTTCGATTGATGGCTTGGGGCATAACGGAGCAGATGCATTAATCCGATATGGACACGATATCGTAATGAATACGAGTTCATTCATTGGTCCAGCAAATCCCGATCCAACGAAGGTTTATGCAGGCAACAATCTGTCTTGCAAAAACTGCCATTTGGATGGAGGAACAAAACCACATGCCGCTCCTTTTGTGGGAATAGCCAATCGCTATCCCAAATACATGAGTCGAGAAGACCAGGTGGCTGACTTGCATCAGCGAGTTAATGGCTGTATGGAGCGGAGTATGAATGGACGGAAATTTCCGCCTGAAAGTAAAGAGTTAAAAGCCATAGTAGCCTATATGGAGTGGCTGAGCAAGGATGTTCCTTCCACTGTTTCGGTCCAGGGCCGTGGATTTGCCGAAGTAAAAATTCCCAACCGTAAAGTGGACCTTCATAAGGGTAAGGATCTATTTGCCCAGAAGTGTGCTTCTTGCCATGGTTCAGAGGGCCAGGGAGTTTCCTCCGGTGAGAACCAATACAGTTTTCCACCTCTTGCCGGTGATGACACCTACAACAATGGGGCAGGAATGCATCGGGTGCTAACGGCAGCTCGGTTCCTAAAGGCTAACATGCCACTCGGGGCTACTTCAGAGAATCCCATCTTATCGGATGAAGAAGCTTATGACTTAGCGGGTTATATCAACAGCTTAAAGCACCCCAAAAAGAGTGGACTTGAAAAAGACTTTCCTGATTTGAAGCAAAAGCCGGTATCCACGCCCTATGGCCCATTTCCGGATCATTTTAGCCAGGAGCAGCACCAATATGGTCCTTTTCCAGAAATCATGGCCTACCATGAAAAGAACTTTAACCTGAAGAAATCCAAATGA
- a CDS encoding MFS transporter codes for MTKSEIVLGLKENWKQFTLLVIVNAFVGGMVGLERSIFPEFAESEFGIKSHTAILTFIIAFGVTKALANYFTGKLANKWGRRNLLIIGMALAIPVPLILMSAPYWYLIIMANILLGASQGLAWSSTVVMKIDLVGEKDRGLAMGLNEFAGYLAVGLVAFLSAYIAHEYGVTPYPFYLGLAIAVIGFLLAILWVKDTHHHVKLETTQDDKEELDHVFINTTFSDKALSSITQAGMVNNLNDGMIWGLLPIWLLSMSYSTDDVGLITAIYPAVWGIGQLFTGKMADLFNKKSLLFWGMLVQGLAILLIPSLQSMATLITVSVLLGLGTALVYPTFLAAIAQYTSAQQRAESIGVFRLWRDLGYAIGALLSGIIADAFGLSFAIMSIGVLTLISSLIIRFRMPASRK; via the coding sequence ATGACAAAATCGGAAATTGTACTTGGTCTAAAGGAGAACTGGAAGCAGTTTACTTTACTTGTTATCGTCAATGCCTTTGTAGGTGGAATGGTAGGGCTTGAACGATCGATCTTTCCGGAATTTGCCGAATCAGAGTTTGGAATTAAGTCCCATACAGCAATTCTTACCTTCATTATAGCTTTCGGGGTAACCAAGGCATTAGCCAACTATTTTACCGGAAAACTGGCTAATAAATGGGGGAGAAGAAACCTCCTAATTATAGGTATGGCCTTGGCTATTCCTGTACCGCTCATTCTCATGAGCGCTCCTTATTGGTACCTGATCATTATGGCCAACATTCTATTAGGAGCCAGTCAAGGATTGGCCTGGAGCAGCACGGTGGTGATGAAAATTGACCTGGTAGGAGAGAAGGATCGCGGCTTGGCCATGGGACTCAATGAATTTGCTGGTTACCTCGCAGTAGGACTCGTTGCTTTTCTTTCTGCCTATATCGCCCATGAATATGGAGTAACTCCCTATCCTTTTTACCTGGGATTGGCCATCGCAGTAATAGGTTTCTTACTGGCTATTCTTTGGGTTAAAGACACCCATCACCACGTAAAGCTCGAAACCACCCAAGACGACAAGGAAGAACTGGATCATGTCTTTATCAATACCACCTTTTCTGACAAAGCCTTGAGTTCCATTACCCAGGCTGGAATGGTTAATAACCTAAACGATGGTATGATTTGGGGTCTCCTTCCAATTTGGTTGCTTTCTATGAGCTATTCCACCGATGATGTAGGCTTGATTACGGCCATATATCCAGCCGTGTGGGGAATAGGGCAGCTGTTTACCGGAAAAATGGCCGACCTCTTTAATAAAAAGAGCTTACTCTTTTGGGGCATGCTGGTGCAAGGTTTGGCCATACTACTGATTCCATCCTTGCAATCTATGGCCACCTTGATCACTGTTTCCGTTTTATTGGGTTTGGGTACCGCATTGGTTTATCCCACTTTTTTGGCGGCAATAGCTCAATACACTTCAGCGCAGCAACGAGCGGAGAGCATTGGTGTATTCAGACTTTGGCGTGATTTGGGCTATGCCATCGGTGCTTTGCTTTCCGGAATTATAGCAGATGCCTTTGGCCTTAGCTTTGCTATCATGAGCATTGGTGTGCTCACCCTCATTTCCTCCCTGATCATTCGTTTTCGAATGCCCGCAAGCCGAAAATAG